The following proteins come from a genomic window of Pseudomonas putida:
- a CDS encoding D-2-hydroxyacid dehydrogenase: MRVLIAEQDHANYARLLAEAAPDLEVLTSGDSAELALQAPQCPVWLGQPDLLASLLRQGHKPAWMQSTWAGITPLLADGLPRDYRLTRAVGIFGQVMAEYMLTYMLGHEREVLSRLVSQVERRWDDRPGRTLEGRKVLIVGTGDIGQRVAEFLLPFGVTLYGIASTPREQAPFVEVAGLADLPRMVGQADYVLNLLPDTPATHDLYDAALFKCFQPSALFINAGRGVAVVDADLVEALKQGDLAGAVIDVCRQEPLPQRHPFWTAWGLLLTGHSSAPTSPAAMVRLFVENVRQYQAGQGLRGEVDFARGY, translated from the coding sequence ATGCGCGTTCTGATCGCTGAGCAGGATCATGCCAATTACGCCCGCCTGCTGGCTGAAGCGGCCCCGGACCTGGAGGTTCTGACCAGCGGCGATTCCGCCGAACTGGCCTTGCAGGCACCACAGTGCCCGGTCTGGCTGGGCCAGCCAGACCTGCTGGCAAGTCTGCTGCGCCAGGGCCACAAACCGGCCTGGATGCAATCGACCTGGGCCGGCATCACGCCCTTGCTGGCCGATGGCCTGCCGCGTGATTACCGCCTGACCCGTGCGGTCGGCATCTTTGGCCAGGTGATGGCCGAGTACATGCTCACCTATATGCTGGGGCACGAGCGCGAAGTGCTGTCTCGGCTGGTGAGCCAGGTGGAGCGCCGTTGGGACGACCGCCCGGGGCGCACGCTTGAAGGGCGCAAGGTGCTGATCGTGGGTACCGGCGATATCGGCCAACGCGTGGCCGAGTTCCTCTTGCCGTTTGGCGTGACCCTGTATGGCATCGCCAGCACGCCCCGCGAGCAGGCGCCGTTCGTCGAGGTCGCCGGGTTGGCTGATTTGCCAAGGATGGTCGGGCAGGCCGATTACGTGCTCAACCTGTTGCCGGATACACCGGCAACCCATGACCTTTATGACGCCGCGCTGTTCAAGTGCTTCCAGCCCAGTGCACTGTTCATCAATGCCGGGCGTGGGGTGGCGGTGGTCGATGCTGACCTGGTCGAGGCGCTGAAGCAGGGGGATCTGGCGGGCGCGGTGATCGATGTGTGCCGGCAGGAGCCGTTACCGCAGCGTCACCCGTTCTGGACGGCGTGGGGATTGTTGCTGACCGGGCACAGCTCGGCACCGACTTCGCCGGCGGCGATGGTACGGCTGTTTGTTGAGAACGTGCGGCAATACCAGGCAGGGCAAGGGTTGCGTGGCGAAGTGGATTTCGCGCGGGGCTATTGA
- a CDS encoding 5-carboxymethyl-2-hydroxymuconate Delta-isomerase: protein MPHLNLEYSDNLRELNVEVLLLRLNHALVGSGQFADEADIKSRAQAFTHYRVGTAPAERAFAHVRLAILSGRPAEVKKQLSASLLEVLREAIPEQAGVDLQLCVEVLDIDREPYAKHRLPG, encoded by the coding sequence ATGCCTCACCTGAACCTGGAATACAGCGACAACTTGCGCGAGCTGAATGTCGAGGTACTGCTGCTGCGCCTGAACCACGCCCTGGTCGGCAGCGGCCAGTTTGCCGATGAGGCGGACATCAAAAGCCGCGCCCAGGCGTTCACCCATTACCGGGTGGGCACCGCGCCGGCCGAGCGGGCGTTTGCCCATGTGCGCCTGGCTATCCTCAGCGGGCGCCCGGCGGAGGTAAAGAAGCAATTGTCCGCCAGCTTGCTGGAGGTACTGCGTGAGGCCATACCGGAGCAGGCTGGCGTAGACCTGCAATTGTGCGTGGAAGTGCTGGATATCGACCGCGAGCCTTACGCCAAGCATCGCTTGCCAGGCTGA
- the rnd gene encoding ribonuclease D, with amino-acid sequence MAIEIHWIRDDQTLAELCQRWRTLPFVALDTEFMRVDTFYPKAGLIQIGDGERAYLIDPLLIVDWQPLGELLEDAGVVKVLHACSEDLEVLLRLTGKLPQPLFDTQLAAGYLNLGFSMGYSRLVQEVLGLELPKGETRSDWLQRPLSDTQVSYAAEDAVHLAELFAALRPRLSDDKYAWVLEDGAELVAALRREVEPETLYRDVKLAWKLGRQQLAVLRELCAWREREARSRDVPRNRILKEHSLWPMAKNQPDNLSALAKIDEMHPRTIRQDGPFLIELIKRAASLPPEQWPATLPEPLPIEAAGILKRLRAIGQAEGERLGIAPELMLRKKALEALLKSGYPNGPYQLPDSLRGWRRERMGQALLDDLAGAGETR; translated from the coding sequence GTGGCCATCGAAATACACTGGATCCGTGACGACCAGACCCTGGCCGAACTCTGCCAGAGGTGGCGCACATTGCCCTTTGTGGCGCTCGACACCGAATTCATGCGGGTCGACACCTTCTACCCGAAAGCCGGCCTGATCCAGATCGGTGACGGCGAGCGGGCTTATCTCATCGACCCGTTGCTGATCGTCGACTGGCAGCCGCTGGGCGAACTGCTAGAGGATGCCGGCGTGGTCAAGGTGCTGCATGCCTGCAGCGAAGACCTCGAAGTGCTGCTGCGCCTGACCGGCAAGCTGCCCCAGCCGCTGTTCGACACGCAGTTGGCCGCGGGCTACCTGAACCTGGGCTTCTCCATGGGCTATTCGCGCCTGGTCCAGGAAGTGCTGGGCCTTGAGCTACCCAAGGGTGAAACCCGCTCGGACTGGCTGCAGCGTCCGCTGTCGGACACCCAGGTCAGCTACGCCGCCGAAGATGCCGTGCACCTGGCCGAACTGTTTGCGGCCCTGCGCCCCCGGCTGTCCGACGACAAGTACGCGTGGGTGCTGGAAGACGGTGCCGAACTGGTGGCGGCGTTGCGCCGTGAGGTCGAGCCCGAGACCCTGTACCGCGATGTCAAGCTGGCCTGGAAGCTGGGCCGCCAGCAACTGGCGGTGCTCCGCGAGCTGTGCGCCTGGCGCGAGCGTGAAGCACGCAGCCGCGATGTGCCGCGCAACCGCATCCTCAAGGAACACTCGCTGTGGCCAATGGCCAAGAACCAGCCGGACAACCTGTCGGCCCTGGCCAAGATCGATGAAATGCACCCACGCACCATCCGCCAGGATGGCCCCTTCCTGATCGAGCTGATCAAGCGTGCTGCCAGCCTGCCGCCTGAGCAATGGCCGGCCACGTTGCCAGAACCACTGCCGATCGAAGCGGCCGGCATCCTCAAGCGCCTGCGCGCCATCGGCCAGGCCGAAGGCGAGCGCTTGGGCATTGCCCCGGAGCTGATGCTGCGCAAAAAGGCCCTGGAAGCCCTGCTCAAGAGCGGCTACCCCAATGGCCCCTATCAACTGCCCGATTCGCTGCGCGGCTGGCGCCGTGAGCGGATGGGCCAGGCCCTGCTGGACGACCTGGCGGGCGCCGGAGAAACCCGATGA
- a CDS encoding YcgN family cysteine cluster protein, producing MIAESAPFWRRKTLEQLDPQEWESLCDGCGLCCLQKLEDEDDNSVYYTRIACKLLDMNTCQCSDYPNRFAQVPDCIQLTPGKADQFKWLPSTCGYRLVSEGKDLPAWHHLVCGDRSQVHEQRISQSGRMLREQDVDEDDWEDHLIFRAS from the coding sequence ATGATCGCTGAAAGCGCGCCGTTCTGGCGGCGCAAGACCCTCGAACAACTCGACCCGCAAGAGTGGGAATCGCTGTGTGACGGCTGTGGCCTGTGCTGCCTGCAAAAGCTCGAGGACGAGGACGACAACAGCGTCTATTACACCCGTATTGCCTGCAAGCTGCTGGACATGAACACCTGCCAGTGCAGCGACTACCCCAACCGTTTCGCCCAGGTGCCTGATTGCATCCAGCTCACCCCTGGCAAGGCTGACCAGTTCAAGTGGCTGCCGAGCACCTGCGGGTATCGTCTGGTCAGCGAGGGCAAGGACCTGCCGGCTTGGCACCACTTGGTCTGCGGCGACCGCAGCCAGGTGCATGAACAGCGCATTTCCCAGTCGGGGCGTATGCTCAGGGAGCAGGATGTGGACGAAGACGACTGGGAAGACCACCTGATTTTTCGCGCCAGCTGA
- a CDS encoding YdcH family protein, with amino-acid sequence MPVPHDLLADLHVTADAFQALIDKDQTLHALHKEYNAKDKEVVAAEGNGTNDDTVNRLRKERLLIKDKIERIIHPPKS; translated from the coding sequence ATGCCAGTTCCGCATGATCTGCTCGCTGACTTGCACGTTACCGCCGATGCATTCCAGGCACTGATAGACAAGGACCAGACGCTGCATGCCCTGCACAAGGAATACAACGCCAAAGACAAGGAGGTGGTGGCCGCCGAAGGCAATGGGACCAACGACGATACCGTCAACCGCCTGCGCAAGGAGCGCCTGCTGATCAAGGACAAGATCGAGCGAATCATTCATCCGCCGAAATCCTGA
- a CDS encoding YcgL domain-containing protein: MKRICSIYKSPRKNEMYLYVLKAEGLERVPEALLPFFGTPVHAFDLVLSPERKLAREDIVKVLDNLENQGYHLQMPPAEDEYIEHLPEELLRRNDPV, translated from the coding sequence ATGAAACGTATCTGCTCGATCTACAAGAGCCCCCGCAAGAACGAAATGTACCTCTATGTACTCAAGGCCGAGGGCCTGGAGCGCGTGCCCGAGGCGCTGCTGCCGTTCTTCGGCACGCCCGTGCATGCCTTCGACCTGGTGCTGAGCCCCGAGCGCAAGCTGGCCCGCGAGGACATCGTCAAGGTACTGGACAACCTCGAAAACCAGGGTTACCACCTGCAGATGCCGCCGGCCGAGGACGAGTACATCGAGCATTTGCCGGAAGAACTTCTGCGCCGAAACGACCCGGTCTGA